The following proteins are co-located in the Agromyces laixinhei genome:
- the cydB gene encoding cytochrome d ubiquinol oxidase subunit II, with translation MDLTVLWFWIVAFLFVGYFVLDGFDFGVGMSLPFLGRDDTDRRVLINTIGPVWDLNETWVIVAGASLFAAFPEWYATLFSGFYLALLLILLALIARGVSFEYRHQRPESKWKKWFDGMIVVGSAVPALLWGVAFANIVQGVPLDADHNYTGTLFDLLNPYALLGGLTTLLLFFTHGVIFASLKTEGELRERARRLAAKSGLITIVVAAAFLLWTGLAYGTPWFWILAVVAAIALIGGWLANLRGAEGIAFTLLAVTVAAAVFALFAALFPDVMPASNDPANSLTIVNASSSTYTLTVMSWVAVVFLPLVLLYQGWTYWVFRKRVSRDTIEAAAH, from the coding sequence ATGGATCTCACAGTGCTCTGGTTCTGGATCGTCGCGTTCCTCTTCGTCGGCTACTTCGTGCTCGACGGCTTCGACTTCGGCGTCGGCATGTCCCTCCCGTTCCTCGGCAGGGACGACACCGATCGCCGCGTGCTCATCAACACGATCGGCCCCGTCTGGGATCTCAACGAGACGTGGGTGATCGTCGCGGGAGCCTCGCTCTTCGCGGCGTTCCCCGAGTGGTATGCCACGCTCTTCTCGGGGTTCTACCTCGCATTGCTCCTCATCCTGCTCGCGCTCATCGCTCGCGGCGTCTCGTTCGAGTACCGCCATCAGCGACCCGAGTCGAAGTGGAAGAAGTGGTTCGACGGCATGATCGTCGTGGGCTCCGCCGTGCCGGCACTGCTCTGGGGCGTCGCGTTCGCGAACATCGTGCAGGGGGTGCCCCTCGACGCGGATCACAACTACACGGGCACGCTCTTCGATCTGCTGAACCCGTACGCGCTGCTCGGCGGTCTCACGACGCTGCTGCTCTTCTTCACCCACGGGGTCATCTTCGCCTCGCTGAAGACCGAGGGCGAGTTGCGCGAGCGCGCCCGGCGCCTCGCCGCGAAGTCGGGTCTCATCACGATCGTCGTCGCTGCCGCGTTCCTGCTCTGGACGGGTCTCGCATACGGCACACCCTGGTTCTGGATCCTCGCGGTCGTCGCCGCGATCGCATTGATCGGCGGATGGCTCGCCAACCTGCGCGGCGCGGAGGGCATCGCCTTCACCCTGCTGGCCGTCACGGTCGCGGCCGCGGTGTTCGCGCTCTTCGCCGCGTTGTTCCCCGACGTGATGCCGGCATCGAACGACCCGGCGAACAGCCTCACGATCGTGAACGCCTCGAGCTCGACGTACACGCTCACCGTCATGAGCTGGGTCGCCGTGGTCTTCCTTCCGCTCGTGCTCCTCTACCAGGGCTGGACGTACTGGGTCTTCCGCAAACGCGTCTCACGCGACACGATCGAGGCGGCTGCGCACTAG
- a CDS encoding cytochrome ubiquinol oxidase subunit I: MNELLDPLLLSRWQFGLTTVYHFLFVPITIGLATSTAVFQTAWHRTGKAEYLRITRFFGTIFLINFAMGVVTGIVQEFQFGMNWSEYSRFVGDVFGAPLALEGLLAFFFEATFIGLWIFGWDKLPRGLHLATIWCTAIGSIVSAYFIIAANAFMQNPVGYEMNVERGRAELVDIGELLANPVALAAFPHTIAASFMVSAGLIISAAAWHLARNQHLDTMRPALKFGLWVMVGSGILTTLFGDQLSLAMVATQPMKMAAAEAMYDTACGADASFSIFTLGTPDGSTELFSIRVPYLLSFLSTHTFDGCVEGINDLQAQYQELYGPGDYTPIIWVTYWSFRWMIGLGLAHVLVAVVGLWLTRRGRMPKQTWIWRVAVWSFPLSLAAMIVGWVFTEMGRQPWIVFSLLPTESAVSPNVTGLDVLISLVAFTLIYGALAVVEVRLIIRAIRKGPPEVGEPDPETGRVEPASTVY; this comes from the coding sequence TTGAACGAGTTGCTGGATCCGCTGCTTCTCTCCCGGTGGCAGTTCGGGCTCACCACCGTCTACCACTTCCTCTTCGTGCCGATCACGATCGGACTCGCGACCTCGACGGCCGTCTTCCAGACGGCCTGGCACCGCACGGGGAAGGCCGAGTACCTGAGGATCACGAGATTCTTCGGCACGATCTTCCTCATCAACTTCGCGATGGGCGTCGTCACCGGCATCGTGCAGGAGTTCCAGTTCGGCATGAACTGGTCGGAGTATTCACGATTCGTCGGCGATGTCTTCGGCGCCCCGCTCGCGCTCGAGGGTCTGCTCGCCTTCTTCTTCGAGGCGACCTTCATCGGACTCTGGATCTTCGGCTGGGACAAGCTCCCGCGCGGACTCCACCTCGCCACCATCTGGTGCACCGCTATCGGCTCGATCGTCTCGGCGTATTTCATCATCGCCGCGAACGCGTTCATGCAGAACCCGGTCGGCTACGAGATGAACGTCGAGCGAGGCCGTGCCGAACTCGTCGACATCGGCGAACTGCTCGCCAATCCGGTCGCGCTCGCAGCGTTTCCGCATACGATCGCCGCGAGCTTCATGGTGTCGGCCGGTCTCATCATCAGCGCCGCCGCGTGGCACCTCGCCCGCAATCAGCACCTCGACACCATGCGTCCCGCCCTGAAGTTCGGCCTCTGGGTGATGGTCGGTTCCGGCATCCTCACGACCCTGTTCGGCGACCAGCTGAGCCTCGCCATGGTCGCGACCCAGCCGATGAAGATGGCGGCGGCCGAGGCGATGTACGACACGGCGTGCGGCGCGGACGCCTCCTTCTCGATCTTCACCCTCGGCACCCCCGACGGCTCGACCGAGCTCTTCTCGATCCGCGTGCCCTACCTGCTCTCGTTCCTGTCGACACACACCTTCGACGGCTGCGTCGAAGGCATCAACGATCTGCAGGCGCAGTACCAGGAGCTCTACGGACCCGGCGACTACACGCCGATCATCTGGGTCACGTACTGGTCGTTCCGCTGGATGATCGGCCTCGGGCTCGCCCACGTGCTCGTCGCCGTCGTCGGCCTCTGGCTGACACGTCGGGGACGGATGCCGAAGCAGACGTGGATCTGGAGGGTCGCCGTCTGGAGCTTCCCGCTCTCGCTCGCCGCGATGATCGTCGGCTGGGTCTTCACCGAGATGGGGCGTCAGCCCTGGATCGTGTTCAGCCTGCTGCCGACGGAATCGGCCGTCTCGCCGAACGTGACCGGACTCGACGTGCTCATCTCGCTCGTGGCGTTCACCCTCATCTACGGCGCCCTCGCCGTCGTCGAGGTGCGCCTCATCATCCGCGCCATCCGGAAGGGCCCGCCGGAAGTCGGCGAACCCGATCCCGAAACCGGCCGCGTCGAGCCCGCCTCGACGGTCTACTAG
- a CDS encoding M56 family metallopeptidase, with amino-acid sequence MRAERERRRQHQLIDLLSDPMPGQPSTRVLAHPAPLAYCVPGIRTATVLTEGLVDALDEAELRAVIAHERAHLDQLHHLVLLAFRAWHSALPWFPIANRAERSVALLAEMLADDRARREADDDALRRAMLQVGSDGEPGAYSESGGVVPDAMMLDARLARLDDSQRPSGPLTGSAVVWAAAVIVAVPVVALVATLGAVV; translated from the coding sequence GTGCGTGCCGAGCGCGAACGCCGCCGCCAGCACCAGCTCATCGACCTGCTCAGCGACCCGATGCCCGGTCAGCCCAGCACCCGGGTACTGGCCCATCCGGCTCCCCTCGCCTACTGCGTGCCGGGCATTCGTACGGCGACCGTGCTCACCGAAGGCCTCGTCGACGCCCTCGACGAGGCCGAGCTGCGCGCCGTCATCGCGCACGAACGCGCGCACCTCGACCAGCTCCACCACCTCGTGCTCCTGGCGTTCCGAGCCTGGCACAGCGCCCTGCCCTGGTTCCCGATCGCCAACCGCGCCGAGCGATCCGTCGCGCTCCTCGCCGAGATGCTCGCCGACGACCGCGCCCGCCGCGAAGCGGATGACGACGCGCTTCGTCGCGCGATGCTGCAGGTGGGCAGCGACGGCGAACCCGGAGCGTATTCCGAGTCGGGCGGCGTCGTTCCCGACGCGATGATGCTCGATGCACGGCTCGCCCGCCTCGACGATTCGCAGCGCCCCTCCGGGCCGCTGACCGGCTCGGCCGTGGTGTGGGCCGCCGCGGTCATCGTCGCCGTGCCGGTCGTCGCCCTGGTCGCCACCCTCGGCGCGGTCGTCTGA
- a CDS encoding ABC transporter substrate-binding protein: MNITGKGRLVALAAVAVGATVALAGCASGDPLESGSETGDASSEAIVVGSQDYYSNEIIAEIYAQALEENGFTVDRQFRIGQREVYIPEIEAGEIDVFPEYTGNLLQYYVPDTTATTSDDVYAELETSLPDGLRVLDQAPATDQDSYNVTKEFSEANGVTSLADLAGVTTPLTLGGNSELATRPYGPDGLESVYGVEVGFTPIEDNGGPLTIKALEDGQVQLVNIFSANPAISTSDLVTLEDPEGLFLASNVVPVVSEKVTDEMAEVVNTVSAALTADDLVALNALSVDEQQSAEQIATDWLAEKSLF, from the coding sequence ATGAACATCACAGGAAAAGGCCGGCTCGTTGCACTCGCAGCGGTCGCGGTCGGGGCGACAGTGGCCCTGGCAGGGTGCGCGTCGGGTGATCCGCTGGAGAGCGGATCGGAAACCGGCGACGCTTCGTCCGAGGCGATCGTCGTCGGCTCGCAGGACTACTACTCCAACGAGATCATCGCCGAGATCTACGCACAGGCGCTCGAGGAGAACGGATTCACCGTCGATCGCCAGTTCCGCATCGGCCAGCGCGAGGTGTACATCCCCGAGATCGAGGCCGGCGAGATCGACGTCTTCCCCGAGTACACGGGCAACCTGCTGCAGTACTACGTGCCCGATACGACGGCCACGACGAGCGACGACGTGTACGCCGAGCTCGAGACTTCGCTGCCTGACGGACTGCGCGTGCTCGATCAGGCACCCGCCACCGACCAAGACTCCTACAACGTCACGAAGGAGTTCTCGGAGGCGAACGGGGTGACGAGTCTTGCCGACCTCGCGGGGGTCACGACTCCGCTGACTCTCGGCGGCAACTCCGAACTCGCGACACGCCCATACGGTCCCGATGGCCTCGAGTCGGTGTACGGCGTCGAGGTCGGGTTCACCCCGATCGAAGACAACGGCGGCCCGCTGACCATCAAAGCGCTCGAAGACGGCCAAGTGCAGCTCGTCAACATCTTCAGCGCCAACCCGGCGATCTCGACGAGCGACCTCGTGACGCTCGAAGACCCCGAAGGGCTCTTCCTGGCGTCGAACGTGGTGCCGGTCGTGAGTGAGAAGGTCACTGACGAGATGGCAGAGGTCGTCAACACCGTGAGCGCGGCGTTGACCGCCGACGACCTCGTGGCGCTCAACGCCTTGAGCGTCGACGAACAGCAGTCGGCCGAGCAGATCGCGACGGACTGGCTCGCCGAGAAGTCGCTCTTCTAG
- a CDS encoding BlaI/MecI/CopY family transcriptional regulator has translation MASLGELERSVMEVLWSRDAELTANELRDELAHRGGEPGRSVATTTMLTVLSRLERKGFVSRARDTRPHRYQALLTREEHTAELMHEVLDRASDRDAALARFVGTVSAGEAATLRRILDGLPRS, from the coding sequence ATGGCGAGTCTGGGCGAACTGGAGCGCTCCGTGATGGAGGTGCTGTGGTCGCGCGACGCCGAGCTCACGGCGAACGAACTGCGCGATGAGCTCGCGCATCGCGGCGGCGAGCCCGGGCGTTCCGTCGCGACGACGACGATGCTCACGGTGCTGTCACGACTCGAGCGCAAGGGGTTCGTGTCGCGCGCGCGCGACACCCGCCCCCACCGCTACCAGGCGCTCCTGACCCGTGAAGAGCACACCGCTGAGCTCATGCACGAAGTGCTCGACCGCGCGAGCGATCGCGATGCCGCGCTCGCACGATTCGTCGGCACGGTGAGTGCCGGAGAGGCCGCGACGCTGCGGCGAATCCTCGACGGCCTCCCCCGATCCTGA
- a CDS encoding DedA family protein — protein sequence MNEILDWILDTVQAVEPIARTLIAGIGILLETSVLIGLVVPGDTIVIVASTAVGGIGEYLALTVTVIVGALIGESIGFALGRWFGPHIHRSWVGRRIGDENWAKARRYLERRGGPAVFISRFLPVLHSLIPLTVGMSSMRYRRFMAWTVPACVIWAFTYVTVGWLAAGSYRELSGQLHWAGYLFVGVIALFLLAVWSVKKLLVRSEAKHMRATDAPEQVSSKADGGVPADGEGPDTAASDPSNLDAKNR from the coding sequence ATGAACGAGATCCTCGACTGGATCCTCGACACCGTACAGGCCGTCGAACCGATCGCCCGAACGCTGATCGCCGGCATCGGCATACTGCTCGAGACCTCCGTGCTCATCGGCCTCGTCGTACCGGGCGACACGATCGTGATCGTCGCCTCGACGGCCGTCGGCGGCATCGGCGAGTACCTCGCGCTCACGGTCACGGTCATCGTCGGCGCGCTCATCGGTGAGAGCATCGGCTTCGCCCTCGGCCGGTGGTTCGGTCCGCACATCCACCGCTCATGGGTCGGGCGCAGGATCGGCGATGAGAATTGGGCGAAGGCCCGGCGATACCTCGAACGCCGCGGCGGCCCCGCCGTCTTCATCTCGAGGTTCCTCCCCGTGTTGCACTCGCTCATCCCCCTCACCGTCGGCATGAGTTCGATGCGATATCGCAGGTTCATGGCCTGGACGGTGCCGGCATGCGTCATCTGGGCCTTCACCTACGTGACGGTCGGGTGGCTGGCCGCGGGCAGCTACCGGGAGCTGAGCGGGCAACTGCACTGGGCGGGCTACCTGTTCGTCGGCGTCATCGCACTCTTCCTCCTGGCGGTCTGGAGCGTGAAGAAGCTCCTCGTGCGCTCCGAGGCCAAGCACATGAGGGCGACGGATGCCCCGGAGCAGGTGTCGTCGAAGGCCGACGGCGGGGTGCCCGCCGACGGCGAAGGGCCGGACACCGCGGCATCCGACCCTTCGAACCTCGACGCGAAGAACCGCTAG